Proteins encoded by one window of Chanos chanos chromosome 7, fChaCha1.1, whole genome shotgun sequence:
- the zc3h10 gene encoding zinc finger CCCH domain-containing protein 10 — translation MPDRDSAYLAGGGGGGSGAGVGAGVGEEGSTGAVLGGGVGECRGSVGGGSGGCGGGSGGSGAMGGGGALGNGNSCGGAGGGSGSGLGLDGVCRDFLRNVCKRGKRCRFRHPDFNEVPDLGVQKNEFIFCHDHQNKECMRANCRFVHGSKEDEDYYKKTGELPLRLRGKVAAGLGLSPTDLPLSRGEVPICRDYLKGECQRGNKCKFRHVRKDYEYETSRVGVGGMMGVSGGMSGMVNAGGGGVGSGAGPCGGMSGLVGGSGGNMMGMGCPNLGGCRDQGMSGGGSGGGGGGMGGCLSLGAAGQRRFDRGPCSVYDPLFENGLFEAGPLETPMDHTALQLKRRRLEGLRLADGAGGGHYELGVQATLPARPLEYRFLEEENALLRKRVEELKKQVSNLIATNEVLLEQNAQFRSQAKVMTLSSTPAPSEQSLAPPVGSVSSYNHSIAQTHTTLSSAGLQPRPVTQQDLVAPAGAPTAPPTNAAPPTAPPPHLNPEITPLSAALAQTIAQGMAPPVSMAPVAVSVAPVAVSMAQPLPGITMSHATTPMVSYPIASQSMRITTLPH, via the exons ATGCCTGACCGGGATAGCGCCTACCTGGCAGGCGGCGGTGGGGGCGGCAGTGGGGCAGGGGTGGGTGCTGGGGTTGGGGAGGAAGGGAGTACAGGTGCGGTTTTGGGCGGAGGTGTCGGAGAGTGCAGAGGTAGTGTGGGAGGAGGCTCAGGTGGCTGTGGAGGGGGCAGTGGAGGTTCAGGGGCCATGGGTGGAGGCGGTGCTCTGGGGAACGGTAATAGCTGCGGGGGTGCGGGTGGGGGTTCCGGTTCAGGCTTAGGTCTGGACGGTGTATGTCGAGACTTCTTGCGGAATGTATGCAAGCGGGGCAAGCGCTGTCGCTTCCGCCACCCTGACTTTAACGAGGTGCCCGATCTGGGTGTGCAGAAGAACGAGTTCATCTTCTGCCATGACCACCAGAACAAAGAGTGCATGCGTGCCAACTGTCGCTTCGTCCACGGCTCCAAAGAGGATGAGGACTATTACAAAAAAACAGGGGAGCTCCCCCTTAGGCTGAGAGGGAAGGTGGCTGCGGGGTTGGGCTTGTCACCTACCGACCTCCCTCTTAGTCGTGGAGAGGTGCCCATCTGTAGAGACTATCTGAAAGGCGAATGCCAACGGGGAAACAAGTGCAAGTTCCGCCACGTGAGGAAGGACTATGAATACGAGACATCTCGGGTGGGCGTTGGTGGTATGATGGGGGTGTCAGGGGGGATGAGTGGCATGGTGAACgcaggtgggggaggggtgggcaGTGGCGCTGGTCCCTGTGGGGGGATGTCCGGACTTGTCGGCGGGAGCGGCGGGAATATGATGGGAATGGGGTGCCCTAATCTGGGCGGGTGCAGGGATCAGGGGATGTCGGGCGGCGGAAGCGGAGGAGGGGGAGGCGGAATGGGGGGCTGCCTCTCTTTGGGAGCTGCGGGGCAGCGCAGATTCGACAGGGGACCCTGCTCTGTTTATGACCCCCTCTTTGAGAATGGACTCTTTGAGGCTGGGCCACTTGAAACTCCAATGGACCACACGGCTCTTCAGCTGAAGAGGAGGCGTTTGGAGGGGCTCCGCTTGGCTGACGGGGCTGGGGGAGGACATTACGAGCTGGGGGTGCAGGCCACCCTGCCAGCCCGACCACTGGAGTACCGCTTTCTGGAGGAAGAGAATGCTCTGCTGAGGAAGAGAGTAGAGGAGCTGAAGAAACAG GTTTCAAACCTCATAGCGACAAACGAGGTTCTTCTGGAGCAGAACGCTCAGTTCCGGAGCCAGGCAAAGGTCATGACCTTGTCCTCCACTCCTGCTCCTTCTGAACAGAGCCTAGCGCCACCTGTGGGCTCGGTGAGCTCCTACAACCACAGCATTGCCCAGACCCACACAACGCTGAGCAGTGCTGGCCTTCAGCCCCGCCCTGTGACTCAGCAAGACTTAGTGGCCCCTGCAGGTGCCCCCACCGCACCTCCTACCAATGCTGCCCCACCTActgcacccccaccccatctAAACCCAGAAATCACCCCCCTCTCTGCAGCACTGGCCCAGACTATTGCACAGGGCATGGCTCCACCTGTTTCCATGGCGCCTGTGGCAGTCTCTGTGGCACCGGTCGCCGTGTCAATGGCCCAGCCGTTGCCGGGCATCACTATGAGTCACGCCACCACGCCGATGGTATCGTACCCTATTGCCAGTCAAAGTATGAGGATCACCACTCTGCCTCACTAA